From Geomonas agri, one genomic window encodes:
- a CDS encoding TraR/DksA family transcriptional regulator, with protein MQEKLEGDQLEFRNLLAEYKRRLWADLRDEVFAQAGENLSTQYDIPQDPGEKSMLDVLSDAGLAVADIRRQQLTALEEAQQRVELGTYGTCEGCGQPIGLPRLKLMPFTAYCVECQKEQELPGRPPGTKI; from the coding sequence ATGCAGGAAAAACTGGAAGGCGATCAGCTTGAATTCAGGAACCTGCTGGCGGAGTACAAGCGCCGGCTTTGGGCCGACCTGCGCGACGAGGTCTTTGCCCAGGCCGGCGAAAATCTGTCGACCCAGTACGACATACCGCAGGATCCCGGTGAGAAGAGCATGCTGGACGTGTTGTCCGATGCCGGCCTTGCCGTGGCCGATATCAGGCGGCAGCAGCTTACCGCGCTTGAGGAGGCACAGCAGCGCGTGGAACTAGGGACCTACGGCACATGCGAGGGGTGCGGGCAGCCGATTGGTTTGCCGCGGCTGAAGCTGATGCCCTTTACCGCGTACTGTGTCGAGTGCCAGAAGGAGCAGGAGCTGCCGGGGAGGCCACCGGGAACCAAGATCTAG
- a CDS encoding Sjogren's syndrome/scleroderma autoantigen 1 family protein, which produces MRRVGVEEDILKDRPVVVKDATEVCAICGSPLQRDKESGELFCPLCDIEDVP; this is translated from the coding sequence ATGAGAAGGGTAGGCGTGGAAGAAGACATCCTGAAGGACAGGCCGGTGGTGGTAAAAGATGCGACGGAGGTGTGTGCCATTTGCGGGTCGCCGCTGCAAAGGGACAAGGAGAGCGGAGAACTTTTCTGTCCGCTGTGCGATATCGAGGATGTTCCCTGA